The sequence AAATTAGCGGAACGTTCGATGTCTCCCTTTTCATAATAAGTCGATCCGAGATACACGTCGCAATCAGCAAGAATGGACATATATTTTCTTTCTCCACAGTTTACGATGTCATACGCTTGTAAAAAATAATCAAGAGCTGCATCAAAATTGCTTTGGAGAAAAAGCGCATATCCCATTCCCAACAAAGTAAGGCAACGATTAAAATTGTCGCTGCTATCGTTTAATCTATAGATGCTCAATGCCTTAGAAAAGAGATCGAGAGCACTGTTGAAATCACCTTTTCTGATACTTGCGCTTCCGAGCAGATAATCACTGTCCGCTATGCGACGATCGCGGGAATCCAATCTTTTTTCACGTATTCTTTTTCCATCTTCAATATTGTGAACCGCTAATTCTAATTCGTCTTTATAAATATTTAATAAACCGAGTAAGCTAAGCGTAGAAGCATTCTCAATATTATCGCTCCCCAAATTACGCATACTTACACTTTGCGCAAGGCGTAACACCGCTGCCATTGAGTCAAAATTAGCTTTTCTTGATAGGCAATCGGCCATCATATTCAAGCAATGAACGTATCTCTCCCATCTCTTTGCCACCAGAAAAATATCGCCGGCTCTTTGGAGATCCCCTAATGCACTATCATATTCCGCATTGAGATGACAATCCATTGCATGCTTCAGAATAATTTCTGCTTGTACGGTGTCACATCCGGTCTGGGCATAGCTATAGAGAGGAAAGGCTAACATTCCAATAAGAATGTACAAATGCATCCGAAAGGTGGGTAGAAGACTCATCGTTCAGGCAAGTGATTACTACGAGGGGATTATGCCTAATGCTGTTTGTTATAGCAACATTGACTCGCTATCAAAATTGAGGCTCATGATAAGAATAATAGAAGACAAAAGGACGGATTTTCATCCCCCTGACTCCTTTGGTCACATTCCCCAATCAATTGCGCAAGCCGCAGCCGCTCTCCCCCAGTGGCAGACGACTTGCACAATTTTTCGTCCAGGTCGTTCCTGAGTTGGTCCCGAGCGCTTCTGTCTCCCCACTTGGAACGCACCGTCCGCTGATTGGGTTGTTTTATTTACCTATATATATCCGTTGACAGGCAATTCTGGAGATTCCTTTTGAAAATATTTTGCCTTTTTTAAAATAACGGCGCCATAACAAAATGAGCGCTTAGCAAAGATATTGTTGCTTTGCTCCTAAAAGCAGCGGCCTCTCATGTGGATAAGAACTTACTTGATGTCGATCCGACGAGCGAACAGCCACAAAAATGCCCGATAGTTTTTTGTTCCTTTACACTTCACCCATCATTGCGCCAGCCAAAATATTGACTGAAATTTGTTTTTTTATTATTTTTGTTCCCGTCTCATCAGTAGGAAGAATTTATGCCATGGAACAAAGTACTCTGACGTTTCGTCCAAACTGATTGAAGCAAAGTGGCATGCTGTTTATTTCGTTCCTGACGCTATCGCCTCTTTTTCTGGAAATATTATTTAGATAGAGAACTAATGTCCATTACTGTCCGCAACCTGACAAAATTATACGGCGAAGAAAAAGCAATCGACGATATCTCGTTCGATGTGAAGACGGGAGAAATTCTTGGATTCCTCGGACCAAACGGCGCCGGCAAAACAACGACGATGAAGATCATTACGTGCTATATGCCCCCCAGCGCTGGAACGGTCACCGTCGACGATCTTGATGTGGCCAGCCGGTCGCTCGAAGTCCGCCGCAAGATCGGATATTTGCCCGAATTGAATCCGCTCTATCTCGACATGAACGTCCTGGAATACCTGGAATATTCCGCCCAACTCCACAAAATGACCAAGCCGCAAATCCGCCAGCGGATGCGCGAGATGGTGGATGTGTGCGGGTTGTCGGACGTGCGGCATAAAGATATCGGCGAATTGTCGAAAGGTTACCGGCAACGTGTCGGGCTGGCGCAGGCGATGATCCACGATCCCGAAGTCCTCATTCTGGATGAACCGACGAGCGGACTCGACCCGAACCAGATCGTCGAAATACGGAACCTCATCAGGAAGCTCGGCAGCGCGAAAACGGTGATCCTCTCCACGCATATTCTCTCCGAAGTCCAGGCGACGTGCGATAGAGTGATTATCATCAACGATGGAAAAATTGTCGCAGACGGAACTCCGGACCATCTGCAAAATGAGTTTCGCGGTTCGGATATTATTTCGTTGGAACTCAAAGCCGATGTCGCCAACGGTATGACGGATATTTTCCCCAAGATTAAAGCTCTTCCGAATGTCGAAAATGTCCAGTATCAGAATCCGTCGCCCGGCCTGCACCGTCTTATTATCAACGCTGCCAAAGGGTCGGATATTCGCGAAGCGCTTTTCCGCCAAGCGGTGAGCGAGAAATGGCTTTTGTTGGAAATTCACAGGGAGGCGACAAGCCTGGAAGAAGTTTTCCATAAGTTGACGACTGTTAACTGATCACCGTTTTTCATCGTGGCTGATTGTGGGATCGGAAATAAACTGCTCTATGAAATATGAAGGGAAAGTCTTCAAGGGGAAAGCTCTCCTTGAAACCAATGAGCTCATCTTCCGCGGTGATCACCGGCTTACGATTCCCTTCAAGAAAATGAAATCCGTCGACGCAGACGAGAGTGAGTTGACGGTGGTCTTCGACGGCGGTACGGCTTCCTTCACTATCGAGAAAAGGGCCGAGCAATGGCAGGATAAAATTTTACACCCGAAAAGCGTCCTGGATAAACTCGGGGTCAAAGAGGACTCGCTGGTAAGCGTGAAAGGGATAACCGATAAGGATTTTTTGAATCAATTGACCTCGCGGGCAAAGAGCGTTTCTGTCAAAGATCTTCGAGAAGATTCGGACATTATTTTTTATGCGGCGGATAATAAAAAGGATTTAGAGAAGCTGAATGATCTGAAACGTCACCTCAAAAGCAACGGAGCGCTATGGATTGTCTCCCTTAAGGGTAAGCGGGCGAAGATCAAAGATACCGACGTCATGTCAGCAGGGAAAAAAGCGGGTTTGGTTGACGTTAAAGTTGTTTCATTCTCGGAGACACAGACGGCGTTGAAGTTTGTTGTTCCAGTGGACGGAAGGAAGTAGTGGTAAACGATAATCAGGAGAGATCAAAGAATTCATTCGAAGATGGTGAAGACTGATACCCAAAACTTCACATCGATGGTAAAACTTAATTATCCCTTATGCTTAAGCCATGAACTTCGACCTCAAAAAGTTTCTTGATAATTACTCGAATGTCGGTCCGATCTTTCGGAAGGAATTGCGTTCGTATTTTAATTCGGCAGTAGCGTATGTTGTGATCGTCGTTTTTCTGGCAATTGTCGGATGGTTCTTCACCAGCAATCTCTTCCTGATGAACGTTGCATCGATGCGGATGATGTTCGAAGTCGTGCCGGCGGTTTTTCTCTTTATCATTCCTGCGGTCACGATGCGGCTGCTGTCGGAAGAAAAAAAGAACGGCACGATCGAACTTCTGACGACAAAGCCGCTTTCTGATACGGAGATCGTCCTCGGTAAATTTTTGGCGGCATGGGCGCTGGTGGGGATCGCACTTCTGCCGACCCTTCTCTACTATATAACGATCGCGTTCCTTGGCAGCATCGATAACGGCCCCGTGGTCGGCGGATATTTCGGGTTGATGATGATGGCTGGAGTGTACGTCGCTATCGGATTATTCGCTTCAAGTTTGACGGATAATCAAGTAGTGGCATTCATCCTCGGGTTTATCTTTGTGTTCGCGATCTATATGCTGGATAAGGTGTTGTTCTATGTGCCCGAGTGGATGACGACCACCGTCGAATTTCTCGGCATCGATTTCCATCTTTCCAATATCGCGCGTGGAGTTATCGACACGCGGGACATTATTTATTTCTTCTCGATGCTCGGTTTCACGCTCTTGCTTTCTGTCGGGTCGCTCCAGCGGAGAAATTGGTGATGAAATTGAACATGACTTTTGAAACGGTAGAATACTAGAATGAACGCAAAACGAAATCAGGCAATCATCCGGGTGCTGCTCGTGCTCGGCATCCTCGTTGTTGTGAACGTCATCTCGGTCCGCCTTTTCGACCGCCTCGACCTTACCAAGCAAAAGGTCTATACGCTTTCGGATGCAAGCAAGAAGCTTGTCCGCTCGTTCGACGACCGGGTGACCGTGCGCGCCTACTTTACGGAAGACCTTCCCGCGCCATACAACAACAACCGGCGCGAAGTTCTCGACATTCTCAATGAATACAAGGCGTATGCCGGAGGCAACCTTCAGTACGAGTTCATCAATCCCGAAGGAGAAAAGGGGGAGCAGGAAGCTCAGCAGCAGGGGATTCCTCCAGTCGATGTGCAGGTGGTCAAAGAAGACAAGTTTGAGGTCAAGCGGGCATATCTTGGGCTGGTGATGATGTACGAAGATAAGAAGGAAACGCTCCCTGTCATTCAAAATCTCGGCTCGCTGGAGTACGATATCAGCAGCGCCCTGAAGCGTCTGACCACGAGGCAGAAAAAGAAGATCGGTTATACGCTCGGGCACGATGAGGCCGATTTGTCCACGATGAAGGAGGCATATCAAGCTCTTTCTTCTCAATATGAATTGACGCCGGTGAACTTGACCGGCGGGGCGAGCGTGCCGTCCGACCTTGCCGCACTGCTTGTCATTGCACCGCAAAAAAAATTCAATGATTCATCGAAGTATCAGATAGACCAGTATCTGATGCGCGGCGGAAAAATTGCATTCCTGCTGAATGAGGAAAGCGCATCCCTCCAGTCGCAATATGCGCAGCCGCTCGAGTTGAACCTCGACGACCAGCTTGCTCAGTATGGCACGCGGGTGAATGCCGACCTGGTTCGGGATGCGCAGTGTGCGAGTGTGAACGTCGTGCAGCAGCAGGCCGGATTCACGATGCAGAGCCAGGTTCCATTTCCGTACATGCCGATGGCTTCAGCCTTCAACAAGGACAACCTGGTCGTCAAAGACCTGCAGAACGTGATCTTTTATTTTGCCAGCTCGATCGACACCACCCTCGCGGGGAGCAAAGGATTGAAACAACAGGTTCTCGTCAGCTCGTCAAAGCGCAGCGGCCGTCAGTCCGGATTTATCATGATCGACGCATTCCACCGTTACACTGCGAACGAACTTGCCGAGTCCGGTATTCCGCTGGCCGTCGCTGTGGAGGGCTCGTTTAAGAGTTTCTATGCGGGGAAACAAATGCCGGGGCTGATCGGCTCCGCGTCGCCCCTCGCAGCGAGCCCCGAGACTAGAATGATCGTGGTCGGAGACGGCGATTTCATGAAGGACGATTTCGCGCGCAATCCGGGGAACATGACGTTTTTCGTCAACATGGTCGATTATCTGGCGGACGATGCCGGGCTCATCACTATTCGCTCGAAAAATGTTGCGATGCCTCCTCTGGATCAGATCTCCGACGGCACGAAGAAGCTGCTCAAATACGGGGACCTTCTTCTTCCGCCGATCGCCGTGATCGGCTTCGGACTCCTCCGGTGGCGGGCCAGGACGGCAAAGAAGAAAGCGATCGAAGCCTCACTGTAATTCACTGAGAGTGAAATGAAAAAGAATATCTACGTTCTTGTCGGTATCTTCGCAGCCCTTATTGTCGTTGCGTATTATTTGATGAATCGTCCTGGAGAGAGCGATGTCGCGGCGGGCAATTCCCAGTTTCTTCTGAACATCGATTCTCTCGCGGTCGATAGGATTGAAATCACATCGGCGAACGGGAAAGTTGCTCTCGAGAAAAAGGGGGGAGAATGGTTCCTCATTGAACCGGTGGCGTACAGAGCCAATCAATCGAACGTCACGGCGCTCATCCATCAGGCAAAAAATCTTGCTGTAAAAGAAATTGTCTCAAGCAACCCGGACAAGCGCTCGATATTTCAGGTCGACTCGACCGGAACGATCGTGAAGATCTTTCAGAACGGCCTGCAACATTCGGCCTTCGTTGTCGGCAAGCCAACGCAAAGCTATTCAGAAACATATGTACGAAAAGCCGAATCGAACGACGTCGTTGTCGTTGCAGGAGCGCTTGCATTCATATTCAGCAAAGCCGCAAAAGATTGGCGGGATAAAACCGTGTTGGCCATCCCCAAGGAAAACATCAAAGCAATTTCGTACCAGTATGCCGCAGAGTCCTTTTCTCTTGCTTTGCACGACAGCATATGGATGATCGGCAGCGCGCAGCCGAAAGCAGCGGAAGTGAATTCGCTCCTTTCATCGCTATCCAACCTCCAGGCTGACGACTTCGTCGATTCAGCGTTCTCCACGATGCCGAAAATAACCGCAACGGTTTCAGTGGGCGATCTGCAGCTGCGCTTCTCTGAAATGAAGGACAAGGATCAGTATATGGTGCAATCCTCCGCTTCTCCACAGTGGTTTGAACTCCAGGGATGGCACGCGAAACAGATCCTGAAGCACAAAAAGGATTTGATGTAAATAAATAGTTCCCCTAAAATCCACTGGCCCTGATTGGCGACGCCAACCAGGGCTTATTATTTTTTCCAGAACTAATAAATACAGACATCTCTTTTGAATAATTGAGAAAGAAGGGCAAGAAGGACCCCCATTATCAGCGTTTTTCCTGATTTTTTATGGAATGAAGGTTGAGTACCTGCTAGTTGACATAAGGCTTTTAATGAATGGATGCGCTTTTTTCTCCGTCCATTAAAAACACTTTTGAAGGCATGCCTCCCGGCATGTTTCTTCTGACTCGTCAGAGAATTTTCAGAAGCTCTTCATCTAAGGAGGGTTCAAAGTGAAAATCAACAGATCATTCCTGCGAAGAATCCGCACAAGTTTATTCAGCTCCACCCTTACCGTTCTCACGCTCACCGCGGCGTTCCCGTTGCTTCTCACCGACTGTAAAAAAAATGATGCAAAGGGACAGAAGCCGGAAATCACGATCCAGAATCTCCAGACCGCCTACAGCCGCGAATCACGGATCAGCCGAGAGTACGCCCTGT comes from Bacteroidota bacterium and encodes:
- a CDS encoding ATP-binding cassette domain-containing protein: MSITVRNLTKLYGEEKAIDDISFDVKTGEILGFLGPNGAGKTTTMKIITCYMPPSAGTVTVDDLDVASRSLEVRRKIGYLPELNPLYLDMNVLEYLEYSAQLHKMTKPQIRQRMREMVDVCGLSDVRHKDIGELSKGYRQRVGLAQAMIHDPEVLILDEPTSGLDPNQIVEIRNLIRKLGSAKTVILSTHILSEVQATCDRVIIINDGKIVADGTPDHLQNEFRGSDIISLELKADVANGMTDIFPKIKALPNVENVQYQNPSPGLHRLIINAAKGSDIREALFRQAVSEKWLLLEIHREATSLEEVFHKLTTVN
- a CDS encoding DUF3052 family protein, translated to MKYEGKVFKGKALLETNELIFRGDHRLTIPFKKMKSVDADESELTVVFDGGTASFTIEKRAEQWQDKILHPKSVLDKLGVKEDSLVSVKGITDKDFLNQLTSRAKSVSVKDLREDSDIIFYAADNKKDLEKLNDLKRHLKSNGALWIVSLKGKRAKIKDTDVMSAGKKAGLVDVKVVSFSETQTALKFVVPVDGRK
- a CDS encoding ABC transporter permease subunit encodes the protein MNFDLKKFLDNYSNVGPIFRKELRSYFNSAVAYVVIVVFLAIVGWFFTSNLFLMNVASMRMMFEVVPAVFLFIIPAVTMRLLSEEKKNGTIELLTTKPLSDTEIVLGKFLAAWALVGIALLPTLLYYITIAFLGSIDNGPVVGGYFGLMMMAGVYVAIGLFASSLTDNQVVAFILGFIFVFAIYMLDKVLFYVPEWMTTTVEFLGIDFHLSNIARGVIDTRDIIYFFSMLGFTLLLSVGSLQRRNW
- a CDS encoding Gldg family protein, coding for MNAKRNQAIIRVLLVLGILVVVNVISVRLFDRLDLTKQKVYTLSDASKKLVRSFDDRVTVRAYFTEDLPAPYNNNRREVLDILNEYKAYAGGNLQYEFINPEGEKGEQEAQQQGIPPVDVQVVKEDKFEVKRAYLGLVMMYEDKKETLPVIQNLGSLEYDISSALKRLTTRQKKKIGYTLGHDEADLSTMKEAYQALSSQYELTPVNLTGGASVPSDLAALLVIAPQKKFNDSSKYQIDQYLMRGGKIAFLLNEESASLQSQYAQPLELNLDDQLAQYGTRVNADLVRDAQCASVNVVQQQAGFTMQSQVPFPYMPMASAFNKDNLVVKDLQNVIFYFASSIDTTLAGSKGLKQQVLVSSSKRSGRQSGFIMIDAFHRYTANELAESGIPLAVAVEGSFKSFYAGKQMPGLIGSASPLAASPETRMIVVGDGDFMKDDFARNPGNMTFFVNMVDYLADDAGLITIRSKNVAMPPLDQISDGTKKLLKYGDLLLPPIAVIGFGLLRWRARTAKKKAIEASL
- a CDS encoding DUF4340 domain-containing protein, which gives rise to MKKNIYVLVGIFAALIVVAYYLMNRPGESDVAAGNSQFLLNIDSLAVDRIEITSANGKVALEKKGGEWFLIEPVAYRANQSNVTALIHQAKNLAVKEIVSSNPDKRSIFQVDSTGTIVKIFQNGLQHSAFVVGKPTQSYSETYVRKAESNDVVVVAGALAFIFSKAAKDWRDKTVLAIPKENIKAISYQYAAESFSLALHDSIWMIGSAQPKAAEVNSLLSSLSNLQADDFVDSAFSTMPKITATVSVGDLQLRFSEMKDKDQYMVQSSASPQWFELQGWHAKQILKHKKDLM